Proteins encoded within one genomic window of Columba livia isolate bColLiv1 breed racing homer chromosome 1, bColLiv1.pat.W.v2, whole genome shotgun sequence:
- the LOC135575266 gene encoding aurora kinase C-like isoform X3 — protein MAQKENADPGVPSLPEVRREEPLPPERRPAEPSPPGAAPLQPIALQASPPPQRTFTLDDFEIGRPLGKGKFGSVYLAREQSTKFLVALKILFKSQVEKEGVEHQLRREIEIMAHLQHPNILRLYNYFHDERRVFLILEYAPGGELYKELQRQGRFDATRTATLMEEAADALLYCHGKKVIHRDIKPENLLLGLMGELKIADFGWSVHAPSLRAAFMYLWRGGGCVYTWGCLLMGCPPGGGHCVGRWITFPPRWWRGVSTTRRWICGAWGCSAMSCWLGTPPSRAPPTTRPTTASPRWTCTSRPPCPRAPVISSRACCAAARPSACPCGTCCSTPGCAPTPAGCCPPPTRPHPLSSNTRIIKDLQ, from the exons ATGGCGCAGAAAGAGAACGCGGACCCCGGCGTGCCCAGCCTGCCCGAG GTTCGCCGCGAGGAGCCGCTCCCGCCGGAGCGCCGGCCAG CTGAGCCTTCGCCACCAGGAGCtgcgcccctgcagcccattgccCTGCAGGCCTCTCCCCCGCCACA ACGGACCTTCACGCTGGATGACTTTGAGATTGGGCGGCCGCTGGGGAAGGGCAAGTTCGGGAGCGTCTACCTGGCACGGGAGCAGAGCACGAAATTCCTGGTGGCGCTGAAGATCCTCTTCAAGTCCCAGGTGGAGAAGGAAGGGGTGGAGCACCAGCTGCGGCGGGAGATCGAGATCATGGCCCACCTACA GCACCCCAACATCCTGCGCCTCTACAACTACTTCCACGATGAGCGGCGGGTGTTCCTCATCCTGGAGTACGCGCCCGGGGGGGAGCTCTACAAGGAGCTGCAGCGCCAAGGCCGCTTCGATGCCACCCGCACCGCCACG CTGATGGAGGAGGCGGCAGACGCGCTGCTGTACTGCCACGGGAAGAAGGTGATCCACCGGGACATCAAACCTGAGaacctgctgctggggctgatgGGGGAGCTGAAGATCGCGGACTTCGGGTGGTCTGTGCATGCCCCCTCCCTCCG AGCTGCCTTTATGTACCTCTGGAGAGGCGGTGGGTGCGTGTACACATGGGGGTGTCTCCTCATGGGGTGCCCCCCAGGCGGAGGACACTGTGTGGGACGCTGGATTACCTTCCCCCCGAGATGGTGGAGGGGCGTGAGCACGACGAGAAGGTGGATCTGTGGTGCCTGGGGGTGCTCTGCTATGAGCTGCTGGTTGGGCACCCCCCCTTCGAGAGCCCCTCCCACAACGAGACCTACCACCGCATCACCAAG GTGGACCTGCACTTCCCGCCCCCCGTGCCCGAGGGCGCCCGTGATCTCATCTCGCGCCTGCTGCGCCGCAGCCCGGCCCAGCGCCTGCCCCTGCGGGACGTGctgcagcacccctgggtgcGCGCCCACTCCCGCCGGGTGCTGCCCCCCGCCTACGCGTCCCCACCCCCTGAGTTCAAACACTCGGATTATTAAAGATTTGCAGtaa
- the LOC135575266 gene encoding aurora kinase B-like isoform X1, protein MAQKENADPGVPSLPEVRREEPLPPERRPAEPSPPGAAPLQPIALQASPPPQRTFTLDDFEIGRPLGKGKFGSVYLAREQSTKFLVALKILFKSQVEKEGVEHQLRREIEIMAHLQSGSTSTAVSGGGGHPNILRLYNYFHDERRVFLILEYAPGGELYKELQRQGRFDATRTATLMEEAADALLYCHGKKVIHRDIKPENLLLGLMGELKIADFGWSVHAPSLRAAFMYLWRGGGCVYTWGCLLMGCPPGGGHCVGRWITFPPRWWRGVSTTRRWICGAWGCSAMSCWLGTPPSRAPPTTRPTTASPRWTCTSRPPCPRAPVISSRACCAAARPSACPCGTCCSTPGCAPTPAGCCPPPTRPHPLSSNTRIIKDLQ, encoded by the exons ATGGCGCAGAAAGAGAACGCGGACCCCGGCGTGCCCAGCCTGCCCGAG GTTCGCCGCGAGGAGCCGCTCCCGCCGGAGCGCCGGCCAG CTGAGCCTTCGCCACCAGGAGCtgcgcccctgcagcccattgccCTGCAGGCCTCTCCCCCGCCACA ACGGACCTTCACGCTGGATGACTTTGAGATTGGGCGGCCGCTGGGGAAGGGCAAGTTCGGGAGCGTCTACCTGGCACGGGAGCAGAGCACGAAATTCCTGGTGGCGCTGAAGATCCTCTTCAAGTCCCAGGTGGAGAAGGAAGGGGTGGAGCACCAGCTGCGGCGGGAGATCGAGATCATGGCCCACCTACAGTCAGGAAGCACAAGCACGGCGGTGTCAGGGGGAGGCGG GCACCCCAACATCCTGCGCCTCTACAACTACTTCCACGATGAGCGGCGGGTGTTCCTCATCCTGGAGTACGCGCCCGGGGGGGAGCTCTACAAGGAGCTGCAGCGCCAAGGCCGCTTCGATGCCACCCGCACCGCCACG CTGATGGAGGAGGCGGCAGACGCGCTGCTGTACTGCCACGGGAAGAAGGTGATCCACCGGGACATCAAACCTGAGaacctgctgctggggctgatgGGGGAGCTGAAGATCGCGGACTTCGGGTGGTCTGTGCATGCCCCCTCCCTCCG AGCTGCCTTTATGTACCTCTGGAGAGGCGGTGGGTGCGTGTACACATGGGGGTGTCTCCTCATGGGGTGCCCCCCAGGCGGAGGACACTGTGTGGGACGCTGGATTACCTTCCCCCCGAGATGGTGGAGGGGCGTGAGCACGACGAGAAGGTGGATCTGTGGTGCCTGGGGGTGCTCTGCTATGAGCTGCTGGTTGGGCACCCCCCCTTCGAGAGCCCCTCCCACAACGAGACCTACCACCGCATCACCAAG GTGGACCTGCACTTCCCGCCCCCCGTGCCCGAGGGCGCCCGTGATCTCATCTCGCGCCTGCTGCGCCGCAGCCCGGCCCAGCGCCTGCCCCTGCGGGACGTGctgcagcacccctgggtgcGCGCCCACTCCCGCCGGGTGCTGCCCCCCGCCTACGCGTCCCCACCCCCTGAGTTCAAACACTCGGATTATTAAAGATTTGCAGtaa
- the LOC135575266 gene encoding aurora kinase B-like isoform X2, which translates to MAQKENADPGVPSLPEVRREEPLPPERRPGAAPLQPIALQASPPPQRTFTLDDFEIGRPLGKGKFGSVYLAREQSTKFLVALKILFKSQVEKEGVEHQLRREIEIMAHLQSGSTSTAVSGGGGHPNILRLYNYFHDERRVFLILEYAPGGELYKELQRQGRFDATRTATLMEEAADALLYCHGKKVIHRDIKPENLLLGLMGELKIADFGWSVHAPSLRAAFMYLWRGGGCVYTWGCLLMGCPPGGGHCVGRWITFPPRWWRGVSTTRRWICGAWGCSAMSCWLGTPPSRAPPTTRPTTASPRWTCTSRPPCPRAPVISSRACCAAARPSACPCGTCCSTPGCAPTPAGCCPPPTRPHPLSSNTRIIKDLQ; encoded by the exons ATGGCGCAGAAAGAGAACGCGGACCCCGGCGTGCCCAGCCTGCCCGAG GTTCGCCGCGAGGAGCCGCTCCCGCCGGAGCGCCGGCCAG GAGCtgcgcccctgcagcccattgccCTGCAGGCCTCTCCCCCGCCACA ACGGACCTTCACGCTGGATGACTTTGAGATTGGGCGGCCGCTGGGGAAGGGCAAGTTCGGGAGCGTCTACCTGGCACGGGAGCAGAGCACGAAATTCCTGGTGGCGCTGAAGATCCTCTTCAAGTCCCAGGTGGAGAAGGAAGGGGTGGAGCACCAGCTGCGGCGGGAGATCGAGATCATGGCCCACCTACAGTCAGGAAGCACAAGCACGGCGGTGTCAGGGGGAGGCGG GCACCCCAACATCCTGCGCCTCTACAACTACTTCCACGATGAGCGGCGGGTGTTCCTCATCCTGGAGTACGCGCCCGGGGGGGAGCTCTACAAGGAGCTGCAGCGCCAAGGCCGCTTCGATGCCACCCGCACCGCCACG CTGATGGAGGAGGCGGCAGACGCGCTGCTGTACTGCCACGGGAAGAAGGTGATCCACCGGGACATCAAACCTGAGaacctgctgctggggctgatgGGGGAGCTGAAGATCGCGGACTTCGGGTGGTCTGTGCATGCCCCCTCCCTCCG AGCTGCCTTTATGTACCTCTGGAGAGGCGGTGGGTGCGTGTACACATGGGGGTGTCTCCTCATGGGGTGCCCCCCAGGCGGAGGACACTGTGTGGGACGCTGGATTACCTTCCCCCCGAGATGGTGGAGGGGCGTGAGCACGACGAGAAGGTGGATCTGTGGTGCCTGGGGGTGCTCTGCTATGAGCTGCTGGTTGGGCACCCCCCCTTCGAGAGCCCCTCCCACAACGAGACCTACCACCGCATCACCAAG GTGGACCTGCACTTCCCGCCCCCCGTGCCCGAGGGCGCCCGTGATCTCATCTCGCGCCTGCTGCGCCGCAGCCCGGCCCAGCGCCTGCCCCTGCGGGACGTGctgcagcacccctgggtgcGCGCCCACTCCCGCCGGGTGCTGCCCCCCGCCTACGCGTCCCCACCCCCTGAGTTCAAACACTCGGATTATTAAAGATTTGCAGtaa
- the LOC135575266 gene encoding aurora kinase B-like isoform X5 yields the protein MRNGDGAERERGPRRAQPARGSPRGAAPAGAPARRTFTLDDFEIGRPLGKGKFGSVYLAREQSTKFLVALKILFKSQVEKEGVEHQLRREIEIMAHLQHPNILRLYNYFHDERRVFLILEYAPGGELYKELQRQGRFDATRTATLMEEAADALLYCHGKKVIHRDIKPENLLLGLMGELKIADFGWSVHAPSLRAAFMYLWRGGGCVYTWGCLLMGCPPGGGHCVGRWITFPPRWWRGVSTTRRWICGAWGCSAMSCWLGTPPSRAPPTTRPTTASPRWTCTSRPPCPRAPVISSRACCAAARPSACPCGTCCSTPGCAPTPAGCCPPPTRPHPLSSNTRIIKDLQ from the exons ATGAGAAACGGC GATGGCGCAGAAAGAGAACGCGGACCCCGGCGTGCCCAGCCTGCCCGAG GTTCGCCGCGAGGAGCCGCTCCCGCCGGAGCGCCGGCCAG ACGGACCTTCACGCTGGATGACTTTGAGATTGGGCGGCCGCTGGGGAAGGGCAAGTTCGGGAGCGTCTACCTGGCACGGGAGCAGAGCACGAAATTCCTGGTGGCGCTGAAGATCCTCTTCAAGTCCCAGGTGGAGAAGGAAGGGGTGGAGCACCAGCTGCGGCGGGAGATCGAGATCATGGCCCACCTACA GCACCCCAACATCCTGCGCCTCTACAACTACTTCCACGATGAGCGGCGGGTGTTCCTCATCCTGGAGTACGCGCCCGGGGGGGAGCTCTACAAGGAGCTGCAGCGCCAAGGCCGCTTCGATGCCACCCGCACCGCCACG CTGATGGAGGAGGCGGCAGACGCGCTGCTGTACTGCCACGGGAAGAAGGTGATCCACCGGGACATCAAACCTGAGaacctgctgctggggctgatgGGGGAGCTGAAGATCGCGGACTTCGGGTGGTCTGTGCATGCCCCCTCCCTCCG AGCTGCCTTTATGTACCTCTGGAGAGGCGGTGGGTGCGTGTACACATGGGGGTGTCTCCTCATGGGGTGCCCCCCAGGCGGAGGACACTGTGTGGGACGCTGGATTACCTTCCCCCCGAGATGGTGGAGGGGCGTGAGCACGACGAGAAGGTGGATCTGTGGTGCCTGGGGGTGCTCTGCTATGAGCTGCTGGTTGGGCACCCCCCCTTCGAGAGCCCCTCCCACAACGAGACCTACCACCGCATCACCAAG GTGGACCTGCACTTCCCGCCCCCCGTGCCCGAGGGCGCCCGTGATCTCATCTCGCGCCTGCTGCGCCGCAGCCCGGCCCAGCGCCTGCCCCTGCGGGACGTGctgcagcacccctgggtgcGCGCCCACTCCCGCCGGGTGCTGCCCCCCGCCTACGCGTCCCCACCCCCTGAGTTCAAACACTCGGATTATTAAAGATTTGCAGtaa
- the LOC135575266 gene encoding aurora kinase C-like isoform X4, whose protein sequence is MAQKENADPGVPSLPEVRREEPLPPERRPAEPSPPGAAPLQPIALQASPPPQRTFTLDDFEIGRPLGKGKFGSVYLAREQSTKFLVALKILFKSQVEKEGVEHQLRREIEIMAHLQSGSTSTAVSGGGGHPNILRLYNYFHDERRVFLILEYAPGGELYKELQRQGRFDATRTATLMEEAADALLYCHGKKVIHRDIKPENLLLGLMGELKIADFGWSVHAPSLRRRTLCGTLDYLPPEMVEGREHDEKVDLWCLGVLCYELLVGHPPFESPSHNETYHRITKVDLHFPPPVPEGARDLISRLLRRSPAQRLPLRDVLQHPWVRAHSRRVLPPAYASPPPEFKHSDY, encoded by the exons ATGGCGCAGAAAGAGAACGCGGACCCCGGCGTGCCCAGCCTGCCCGAG GTTCGCCGCGAGGAGCCGCTCCCGCCGGAGCGCCGGCCAG CTGAGCCTTCGCCACCAGGAGCtgcgcccctgcagcccattgccCTGCAGGCCTCTCCCCCGCCACA ACGGACCTTCACGCTGGATGACTTTGAGATTGGGCGGCCGCTGGGGAAGGGCAAGTTCGGGAGCGTCTACCTGGCACGGGAGCAGAGCACGAAATTCCTGGTGGCGCTGAAGATCCTCTTCAAGTCCCAGGTGGAGAAGGAAGGGGTGGAGCACCAGCTGCGGCGGGAGATCGAGATCATGGCCCACCTACAGTCAGGAAGCACAAGCACGGCGGTGTCAGGGGGAGGCGG GCACCCCAACATCCTGCGCCTCTACAACTACTTCCACGATGAGCGGCGGGTGTTCCTCATCCTGGAGTACGCGCCCGGGGGGGAGCTCTACAAGGAGCTGCAGCGCCAAGGCCGCTTCGATGCCACCCGCACCGCCACG CTGATGGAGGAGGCGGCAGACGCGCTGCTGTACTGCCACGGGAAGAAGGTGATCCACCGGGACATCAAACCTGAGaacctgctgctggggctgatgGGGGAGCTGAAGATCGCGGACTTCGGGTGGTCTGTGCATGCCCCCTCCCTCCG GCGGAGGACACTGTGTGGGACGCTGGATTACCTTCCCCCCGAGATGGTGGAGGGGCGTGAGCACGACGAGAAGGTGGATCTGTGGTGCCTGGGGGTGCTCTGCTATGAGCTGCTGGTTGGGCACCCCCCCTTCGAGAGCCCCTCCCACAACGAGACCTACCACCGCATCACCAAG GTGGACCTGCACTTCCCGCCCCCCGTGCCCGAGGGCGCCCGTGATCTCATCTCGCGCCTGCTGCGCCGCAGCCCGGCCCAGCGCCTGCCCCTGCGGGACGTGctgcagcacccctgggtgcGCGCCCACTCCCGCCGGGTGCTGCCCCCCGCCTACGCGTCCCCACCCCCTGAGTTCAAACACTCGGATTATTAA
- the LOC135575266 gene encoding aurora kinase C-like isoform X6 — translation MAQKENADPGVPSLPEVRREEPLPPERRPAEPSPPGAAPLQPIALQASPPPQRTFTLDDFEIGRPLGKGKFGSVYLAREQSTKFLVALKILFKSQVEKEGVEHQLRREIEIMAHLQHPNILRLYNYFHDERRVFLILEYAPGGELYKELQRQGRFDATRTATLMEEAADALLYCHGKKVIHRDIKPENLLLGLMGELKIADFGWSVHAPSLRRRTLCGTLDYLPPEMVEGREHDEKVDLWCLGVLCYELLVGHPPFESPSHNETYHRITKVDLHFPPPVPEGARDLISRLLRRSPAQRLPLRDVLQHPWVRAHSRRVLPPAYASPPPEFKHSDY, via the exons ATGGCGCAGAAAGAGAACGCGGACCCCGGCGTGCCCAGCCTGCCCGAG GTTCGCCGCGAGGAGCCGCTCCCGCCGGAGCGCCGGCCAG CTGAGCCTTCGCCACCAGGAGCtgcgcccctgcagcccattgccCTGCAGGCCTCTCCCCCGCCACA ACGGACCTTCACGCTGGATGACTTTGAGATTGGGCGGCCGCTGGGGAAGGGCAAGTTCGGGAGCGTCTACCTGGCACGGGAGCAGAGCACGAAATTCCTGGTGGCGCTGAAGATCCTCTTCAAGTCCCAGGTGGAGAAGGAAGGGGTGGAGCACCAGCTGCGGCGGGAGATCGAGATCATGGCCCACCTACA GCACCCCAACATCCTGCGCCTCTACAACTACTTCCACGATGAGCGGCGGGTGTTCCTCATCCTGGAGTACGCGCCCGGGGGGGAGCTCTACAAGGAGCTGCAGCGCCAAGGCCGCTTCGATGCCACCCGCACCGCCACG CTGATGGAGGAGGCGGCAGACGCGCTGCTGTACTGCCACGGGAAGAAGGTGATCCACCGGGACATCAAACCTGAGaacctgctgctggggctgatgGGGGAGCTGAAGATCGCGGACTTCGGGTGGTCTGTGCATGCCCCCTCCCTCCG GCGGAGGACACTGTGTGGGACGCTGGATTACCTTCCCCCCGAGATGGTGGAGGGGCGTGAGCACGACGAGAAGGTGGATCTGTGGTGCCTGGGGGTGCTCTGCTATGAGCTGCTGGTTGGGCACCCCCCCTTCGAGAGCCCCTCCCACAACGAGACCTACCACCGCATCACCAAG GTGGACCTGCACTTCCCGCCCCCCGTGCCCGAGGGCGCCCGTGATCTCATCTCGCGCCTGCTGCGCCGCAGCCCGGCCCAGCGCCTGCCCCTGCGGGACGTGctgcagcacccctgggtgcGCGCCCACTCCCGCCGGGTGCTGCCCCCCGCCTACGCGTCCCCACCCCCTGAGTTCAAACACTCGGATTATTAA